The nucleotide sequence AGGCTGAAAAATGCAAGGATGTATGGAGGCttttcaaaataataatgacaatagatATTACTGAATAATTTGCTGAATTCAAACCTAGAGCAAAGACTGCAGTGCATGGCATACAAACATAGAAAAGAGTAATTAATAATGATGGTCATCAATCttaaaatacattttatttttaatatttgatgcaataatatatacatatatatatatatatatatatatatatatatatatatatatatatatatatatatatatatatatatatatatatatatatatatatatatataagtaatgaTGCAGGAATACACTCCaagcattgttttttttttaaagatgccagaaatcacgccTAAAGTTTGCCAATATTAAAACTCATATATATCAAGTTTCAACCATATGATATTTGTGAAACAATTAGCAAATTAATTCTTAGGGTATCACATTCCTATAcccacaaagaaaaatataaatcaataaattcaattaGTAGTTACTAATGTTCATAATTTATGTGTAAAGTTAAAGTATGCATTagtttttcctgtatttttttttttttttttttttacctgagagCCACTagccaatggcaacaaaaaattTGAATTAAAAAAGGTTTACTTAAATGTCAGTTCCCACagagatgtcagatagaatgataataaaaacagaggataaatgtcttgaaatctccctcttgaaagaattcaagccataggaaggaggaaatacagaagcaggtaaggagctaactcttgcattagagatgtggacagaagagggataagagagagaagaaagtgttgtgcagtgtgggcacaggaggaggggagacatgtaGTTactaagatcagaagagcagttagcgtaaaAATAACAGTAGAGGATGGCAAGAGATGCAAGGTAATGAGCTTCTACACATGGTAATAGCACTGATAATTGATGGTTATAAACACAGCACAAAATAGTGATCCACAAAGTAGTGTAATGTGGCATGGGTAGAAGCAAGgctcagctgtgtgtgtgtgtgtgtgtgtgtgtgtgtgtgtgtgtgtgtgtgtgtgtgtgtgtgtgtgtgtgtgtgtgtgtgtgtgtgtgtgtgtgtgtgtgtgtgtgtgtgtgtgtgtgtgtgtgtgtgtgtgtgtgtgtgtgtgtgtgtgcgtgcggaaAAATGCTCTAAGTCCATTGGCTCAGCTCCGAGTATGCCAAGGCAACATGGTGGCACCACTGGCCAACCACAACAGGACCTACCGCTACAGTGAGTGGCTAGTTGTGGTGATTCACTCAACTCAAGGCACTTGGAGTGTTTCCCCACACAATAGCAGGCTTCTATATTGCTGTAACAAGTAAGGAAACTAATATTGTATACTGTATAGCATTTTTGACCATTTTGCCTTAGCAGGATATTGGTCCAAGCAACCCCACAAGGTAGAAGACACTTTGAGTTACTGTTTGCATGCCAAAACAGGATTTTCATGGGGGTAGCACTTGGAGTGTTCTCCTGCAACACtactcctttatatatatatatatatatatatatatatatatatatatatatatatatatatatatatatatatatatatatatatatatatatatatatatatatatatatatatatgtgtgtgtgtgtgtgtgtgtgtgtgtgtgtgtgtgtgtgtgtgtgtgtgtgtgtgtgtgtgtgtgtgtgtgtgtatattacaTTGTGTGTATATTACATTGGCAAAACTgtataaagtgaaaataagaaatataatatTTAGTTTGATTTTACAAATTGGCTACTTCTCCACTCCCATAACATGATTGCCACATTACAATAAAAAGTCTGTACATCACAAGCTTGCTTTGCTCTTGGGTGCCTGAAGAGGCCACCAGTATGGCCGGAAGGTTTGTACTATATGGCCTTCCACTGTTAATCTTTCAGCAGCAAGACATTCTTCCACTCTGAGCAGTCCCAGGCCATGGCAACCCAGGCAAGCCCGCACCTTTCCTACAGCCCGTCCTGTCTCATCCACTACACTGGCGTCTGCTGACACCTCTGAAGCATCCTCACTAAAGATAAGAGGCAGGAGGCGTTTTCGGATAACTCCAGTGTGATAGGTCCTGGCGGTTAGCTCCTGGCCCACATAACACCCCTTGTGAAAGCTGACTCCATGTAGGTAGTCGCAGTTTGCCTCCAGTGGTAAGGACTTAGCTGAGGGAAGCTCCTCTgatccctctcccactccaagCCTATAACGCAAGCTCCTGAACATATAATTTCCTGTGTTCTCCTCAACACCCGGCAGCAACCCCCTCAGGGAAACTGTAGTTGCCGGTACCACCAGACGGTGGCCCAGCTGTCGCACCCTGGGATCTTGAACTGCTGTAATGTCTTTGGAGTCTCCAGCCAGATGCAATGCCACCTCATTCTGTACTTTAGGGTTCATGTAGAGGGATTCTGCATCAACCTGTGTCTGCTGCGTCATGTCAGGAGCAGGgtcaaacacacaccacacactgaaGTCACCTGTGgcatcctccaccaccaggcGACGCCGCACTTTATGCATTCTGAGGTGTCTCTCCAGCTGGCTGACTCGTGCAACATCACATTCCAACAGGAAGGTGCTGTGGCTGAGGTGATAGATGATGGAGTCGTACAGCACACGGCCCTGTCTATTGAGCAGGAGGCAGTAAATGGCAGATGTATTGCCTTTCAGGTGCCTCATGTCATTGGTCACCAGCCCTTGAAGAAAAtctgctgcctcctccccttctaCCCTGACTAAGCCACGGTGCCGCTGGCGCTCAGCATACAATGGGCGAGTTCTCGGCACACCAGCCTGCAGCGACCCAATTCTTCTGCATGCCATTGCAGCTGTAACATGGCACCTCAGTCTTGGAAGCATGGTGGTGGTTTACTGATGTCACCTACACCAGGAAATTACCTGCCAAATTAAGATCATGGGAAATATCGGCCTTGGAAAATCTTTAATTAATCCTATGTAACAAGTTGGTCAAAACTTGAATAAATTTGCTTTTACTCTAGATAATGtgtaggaaaaagatgaaaactttATAATACACCATATAATAAAGATGTTATGCACTGATGATGGATCTGCCCTGTTGATCAATAGCACTGATTGATTTGGGTGCTgacagtgttttattttttctttccctttcagttaaacataataataaatctaTTCTACTAATTACTTTGAAATATTTGTGCAGTTCTCATTTCATTAAAACTAACAGGCAATTTTATTTAGCTCATGAATGATTGGATATTTATGAGAACTAAACAGTATAAGCTCTGAAACAGAGGATCCTGTGCGTGATTTTTTGATGCTTTGTTGATAGGTTCTGGAATGGGCTGTGGTCAAGACAGTGCAAATAAGAAGTATAACTACAGTGGCAACTACAAGAAACAAAAGACGTTTCCACaagtttacagagagagagagagagagagagagagagagagagagagagagagagagagagagagagagagagagagagagagaggaaaaaaaaaaaacatacttctCATTTTGTTAATTAACTCCGTCTTTAACACTTGCTTTCTCTATATTTACTTATAAATAATACCTATTTATAGTtaatttccataatttttctttcttttcgtcagTTTATTCACAAGACACAGAtgatcataagaacataagcaCAACTCAGGGTGAGAGATTGCCCTCTGCTCTCCTTTCCACGGAAACCAATCTGCACCTCATccaccactctcactctcccttcatctACAATCATTCATTCAACCCTGCATTCTACCTAATGTGGGCACTAAAGCCTAATGTTCAACTTAATCTTACTCTTATATCCGTCCTTTTGCTACAGCTGACTCGGGAATGttatgatcttgatcttgatcttgatgatacaggtggctcgggatcactcctaagccaggcctttggatcagCAACtcctgattgattgattgattgatatatttattgttgcataaataatgaaatacaacaaaggagcAGGACCTTGTCAACCACTCCCTGGGCAAAGACTTAACGGtagagtatcaaaaatataaaaataggtagtatacattacaagaatgtaagtaaataagtaaatacagatattgcacaccttattgcataaatatcctacagtctggAAGCAAACGTAGATATTCCTTGAGTATATCCCCGAGGCTGGATGAGTCTAAGAAATGGTCAATGAGGGTACACAAGTAATGTTGACCTTGCAGCCTAAATTTAGCAATGAGAGGACATTCCGTGACATAATGACGCAGTGTGTCCCCTTGGCGCAGCACTTAGCACACAGCATACACCAGGAGAAGCAATGACTTCGCAAAAGTATTTATAGCTTAATCTGAGCTTCATTGCCACCCTGTCGTGTGATGCAGTGATGTGATGCGTGTGATGCAGTTTCCCATAGGTGTAAGCACAGCTCTGGGAGACACGTACATAGTGAAGACTACTGCCATTGCCCctatggcaacaaagctccaactgatcactaatgctactatgtacaaagtcCTTAATGCTACTCTTAACATAGCCCAGAGTATACTCAGCGCCAGGGTCCACTGTGTCGTCCTAAAGGGCACATTGAGCAAGGCGGTCTGCCTCTTCATTAAGCGAGATACCCACATGAGAGGGTATCCAGGTGAAATGGACCGTGGCACCAGCACTTTCTAGAGCGTGGatgagatcaagacatttattaactagatCACAGTCCATGGGGTAGGTAGACTGGAGAGCATACAGTACAGCCTTACTGTCAACAAAGAATACATCCTTACTGAGAGGCGCCACAATACGGAGCGCCTCCAGAACAACATACAGTTCTGCCCTAGTGGAGGACATGTGTGCAGGGAGCCGCCTGGAAACCTCAGTGTCAGTGTAGTGAATGGCAGAAATGTAGTCGCGGATGAACAGCCCACATCCTGACCTGCTGCTACTGACTGaaccatcacaataaacatgaatagcctGAACGTGGGGGTATTTGGACAATTTAGtcatgaacatgtcttgcagcacATGAGAGAACTAGTCCCTCTTGggctgatgcagtgagtgaatatcaacactgacacgGTGAGGGTTCCAAACGGGTCGGAGCGGTGACATAACAACGTTAATACAGGCCTcggctgatgataccaccctgcacttttccacgtcttttcatagacgtccaacccttcaggaggtaaacatatcacgcagggaagccacagaacgcctgacttctgatctttctaaaatttctgattggggcagagcaaacttggtattgttcaatgcctcaaaaactcaattcctccatctatcaactcgacacaaccttccagacaactatcccctcttcttcaatgacactcaactgtccccctcttctacactgaacatcctcggtctgtcctttacttataatctgaactagaaacttcacatctcatctctagctaaaacagcttctatgaagttaggtgttctgagacgtctccgccagtttttctcacccccccagctgctaactctgtacaagggccttatccgtccatgtatggagtatgcttcacatgtctgggggggttccactcatactgcccttctagacaaggtggaatcaaaagcttttcgtctcatcaactcctctcctctaactgactgtcttcagcctctctctcaccgccgcaatgttgcatatctagctgtcttctaccgctattttcatgccaactgctcttctgatcttgctaactgcatgcctcccctccttccgcggcctcgctgcacaagactttcttctttctctcacccctattctgtccacctctctaacgcaagagttaaccagtattcttaatcattcatccctttctctggtaaactctggaactccctgcctgcttctgtatttccaccttcctatgacttgaattccttcaagagggaggtttcaacacacttattcagcaatttttgaccactgctttgacacttttatgggactggcatttcagtggccagttttttttattagatttttgttgcccttggccagtgtcactcctacagaaaaataaataaataaataaataaaaataataataatgataataatagtaataataataataataatatcaacgttcgctttatatatatatatatatatatatatatatatatatatatatatatatatatatatatatatatatatatatatatatatatatatatataggagtgacactggccaaggacaacaaaaatctaatgaaaaaaaactggccactgaaatggcagtcccataaaagtgtcaaagcagtttGATTAATATGCCTTGTTGTGCGTGTGTGGAATATGTTATGGTAGAAATAGAGTAAGCGTGGGTGATGAGGAAGCGAGCGCCCCGTAATATTTTTGGGTTGAGATAAGTGAATCTTGGACACGCCCCTTCAGGTAAATGGCGGtgtttcttccccctccccacccaaaCCCGCCCTCTCCCCGCTGACAGATGGGGCGAAGTTGTCTTCAGCGTGAGTGAAGGAGGTCTGTCATCACTCCactcttgcttgcttgctttatTTCATTCGttttgacaacacacacacacacacacacacacacacacgcaattcATAGCATTAATTAAAGTTATTCTGGGCTCAAAATCAAtttaaaataactaaataaattacagtaaattacaataaaacaaaaaatgctTAGAAATCAATAATCAgtaagataatatatatatatatatatatatatatatatatatatatatatatatatatatatatatatatatatatatatatatatatatatatatatatatatatatatatatattagagtcAAAGTCAGCACCTGAACGCGATCCGTCCCTAGTCCAATCAGAAGCCAGAATTGTGACAGCTGAAAGCGGCTTTCCTCTCTACCAATCGGAAGGCGCCAGATTTGTTTACGTTCAAGAAGGCAGCGTGGTGACGGGCAGCGGACGAGAATATTCAACGTTTTTCAACTTTTCTCAGTTATTACCTGTCAGGTGAGATTGATTACGCGTGTGAGAGCTGGTGAGAGTCATATGGTGGTGTGGATGTTTGTGTGAGTGATTGAAATTGTGTGTAGACGtgaagaaatgatgataaacACAGGAGTGAATGAGACACGAAGCAGTAGAATTTGTAAGCTAATCTAAATCTTCCTGTACATCTTTGCATTATCATCTATACTGTCTTCCCGCGCCTCCCCAGCCTCAACACTCCTGGAGGTGGCGAGGCAGCGGGGTGTTCATGAGAGGAACGCTTGCTTAAGTGAAATTTGAACCTTCGTGAAAGtttaagatgagagagagtcTTTTCGGAAATTTTTGTGCCAGGGAACAAATATGGACTCGTAACTAGTAACacacttaacctatcctaatttATCCTAATCCTAACGTAACTtgatctaacttaacccaatcCAGAcgtagcctaaccaaacctaacctatccaatcctaacttatcctaatcctaacctaacttgatctaacttaacccaacgcagatgtaacctaacctatcctaacttatcctaatccTAACAtaacttgatctaacctaacctatcctaacaaaatctaacttaacctaacctaacctaacctaactcaatctGATTAACCTAACAGCTCCCTTGGCCCCCTAACCTAAATAATGTGATGCTGAATACCCCCTGAACCCCCTTAAACTCCCTGAATCACTATGAACCCTCCTtgaacacccttaaacacccttgaAGCTCCTTAGTACCCCCCTGAACTCCCTTGAATCCCCCTGTAACACCCTTGAACCTCCCTGAATCCCTTAAACCCCCTGAACCAAACTTAACCTTCCTGAACTCCCTTGAAACCCCCTTGAAACCCCTCTGAACCCCTAACCCCCCTCTGAACCCCTTAACCCCCCCCTGAACCCCTCCTTAAGCTCCCTAACCACTGCAAACCACCACAAATATGACATCAGACAGCTAACTtgcacccctccctccttctctccctccacctcctttcacctccacctcctcccacagcaTGCGCCTGGAGactgtggcggcggtggtggtggtggtgctggcggtgagctgcgcggcggaggaggagaagaagaaggagaaagtgaagaagctGCAGATTGGGGTGAAGAAAAGAGTAGATAATTGTACGCTGAAGAGCAGATGAGGGGACCTGCTTCACATGTACtatgcggtgagagagagagagagagagagagagagagagagagagagagagagagagagagaggaggggatgaaccaagagagagagagagagagagagaagggatgaccaagagagagggggtgatgaagagagagagagagagagagagagagagagggggtgacgaagagagagagagggagatgaccaagagagagagagagagagagagagggggatgaaccaagagagagagagagggggggggcgatgaaccaagagagagagagagagagagagaaagaaagaggagatgacgaagagagagagaggggagggtgaagaagagagagagagagagagagagaatataacctaacctaacctaacctaacctaacttaacaggGAAAGCTGGAAAATGGCACAGAATTCGACAGCAGTTACCCTCGAGGACAACCCCTGACCTTCACGctggggtcaggtcaggtcatccGAGGCTGGGACCAGGGACTGATTGggtgagtagtggtggtggtggtgtatattagagagagagagataatgatgttattttcccatatctatctctatttgaccttcctttgtattccccatGTGCTTCTGACGCcttcaccccgccccgccccccaaGGATGTgcgagggggagaagaggaagcttGTCATCCCCTGGACCTCGGCTATGGAGCTTCAGGGGCGCCTCCAAAGATACCTCCCCACACCACGCTGGTCTTCGAGGTGGAACTTGTcaagatagagaggaaagaggagcttTGAGGCTAATCTAGGGTGCGTGCAggtgtgtgcgggtgtgtgcaggtgtctggtggagtgtgtgtgtctgtgtgtctgtctgtgtgtgatttttccctttctgtaGAGATTAACggtatctgtgtgtgtttgtgtgtgtctgtggagtTTTAAGGGTGTCTAGAGAGTACTTAAAGGCTCCCTCACCCTTAACAAGTctaggggtgtgtgtgtatgtgtgtgtgtgtttatggctgggagaggtcttcagtgtgtgtgtgtgtgtttgtctgtaagGGTGACCAGCATAGCCAAGAGACTGCAAGGGTGTTGGAGAATggtcaggaaaaattttaagggtgtttctttgtcaccctgttcagtttaagggtgtttaatatggtcagggaaaattttaagggtgttttttgtcaccctgttcagtttaagggtgtttaatatggtcaggaaaaattttaagggtgttgctcgttaccctgttcagtttaagggtgtttaatatggccaggaaaaattttaagggtattttttgtcaccctgttcagtttaagggtgtttaatatggtcagggaaaattttaagggtgttttttgtcatcctgttcagtttaagggtttaatatggtcaggaaaaattttaagggtgttgctcattaccctgttcagtttaagggtgtttaatatgcccaggaaaaattttaagggtgttttttgtcaccctgttcagtttaagggtgtttaatatggccagaaaaaattttaagggtgttttttgtcaccctgttcagttttagggtgtttaaaatggtcagaaatgtttaaagggtgttttttttttgtcaccctgtACAGTTTAGGGGTGTTTAATATggccaggaaaaattttaagggtgttgctcattaccctgttcagtttaagggtgtttaatatggccaggaaaaattttaagggtgtttttgtcaccctgttcagtttaagggtgttc is from Scylla paramamosain isolate STU-SP2022 chromosome 9, ASM3559412v1, whole genome shotgun sequence and encodes:
- the LOC135103885 gene encoding putative transferase CAF17 homolog, mitochondrial, which gives rise to MLPRLRCHVTAAMACRRIGSLQAGVPRTRPLYAERQRHRGLVRVEGEEAADFLQGLVTNDMRHLKGNTSAIYCLLLNRQGRVLYDSIIYHLSHSTFLLECDVARVSQLERHLRMHKVRRRLVVEDATGDFSVWCVFDPAPDMTQQTQVDAESLYMNPKVQNEVALHLAGDSKDITAVQDPRVRQLGHRLVVPATTVSLRGLLPGVEENTGNYMFRSLRYRLGVGEGSEELPSAKSLPLEANCDYLHGVSFHKGCYVGQELTARTYHTGVIRKRLLPLIFSEDASEVSADASVVDETGRAVGKVRACLGCHGLGLLRVEECLAAERLTVEGHIVQTFRPYWWPLQAPKSKASL
- the LOC135103886 gene encoding peptidyl-prolyl cis-trans isomerase FKBP2-like; amino-acid sequence: MRLETVAAVVVVVLAVSCAAEEEKKKEKVKKLQIGVKKRVDNWKAGKWHRIRQQLPSRTTPDLHAGVRSGHPRLGPGTDWDVRGGEEEACHPLDLGYGASGAPPKIPPHTTLVFEVELVKIERKEEL
- the LOC135103279 gene encoding uncharacterized protein LOC135103279, coding for MFMTKLSKYPHVQAIHVYCDGSVSSSRSGCGLFIRDYISAIHYTDTEVSRRLPAHMSSTRAELYVVLEALRIVAPLSKDVFFVDSKAVLYALQSTYPMDCDLVNKCLDLIHALESAGATVHFTWIPSHVGISLNEEADRLAQCAL